A genomic segment from Streptomyces antibioticus encodes:
- the polA gene encoding DNA polymerase I — MAETAAKKTDTPTGGSRPRLMLMDGHSLAYRAFFALPAENFTTATGQPTNAIYGFASMLANTLRDEAPTHFAVAFDVSRKTWRSEEFTEYKANRSKTPDEFKGQVELIGELLDAMHVSRFAVDGFEADDVIATLATQAEAEGFEVLIVTGDRDSFQLVSEHTTVLYPTKGVSELTRFTPEKVFEKYGLTPAQYPDFAALRGDPSDNLPGIPGVGEKTAAKWINQFGSFAELVERVEEVKGKAGQNLRDHLEAVKLNRRLTEMVRTVELPKAVPDLERAPYDRTAVAMVLDTLEIRNPSLRERLLAVDPGAEEAEAAPPVTGGVAVDGTVLGTGELTAWLTEHGTGTLGVTTVDTWALGSGSVAEVALAAADGAAAWFDPAELDESDENTWAAWLAAEDRPKVLHDAKGAMRVFAEHGWSVAGVAMDTALAAYLVKPGRRSFDLDALSLEYLHRELAPAATADGQLAFGADDGAEADALMVQARAILDLGEAFRERLEEVGATDLLRDVELPTSALLARMERHGIAADRAHLEAMEQMFAGAVQQAVKEAHAAAGHEFNLGSPKQLQEVLFGELGLPKTKKTKTGYTTDADALAWLAGQTDNELPVIMLRHREQAKLRVTVEGLIKTIAADGRIHTTFNQTVAATGRLSSTDPNLQNIPVRTDEGRAIRRGFVVGEGFESLLTADYSQIELRVMAHLSEDEGLIRAFTSGEDLHTTAAAQVFGVEPAAVDAEMRRKIKAMSYGLAYGLSAFGLSQQLNIDAGEARALMDAYFERFGGVRDYLRRAVDEARATGYTATLFGRRRYLPDLNSDNRQRREAAERMALNAPIQGTAADIVKIAMLKVDSALRAADLRSRMLLQVHDEIVLEIAPGERETVEELLRREMSDAVHLRAPLDVSVGAGPDWESAAH; from the coding sequence GTGGCAGAGACAGCAGCGAAGAAGACCGACACCCCCACCGGCGGCAGCCGCCCACGCCTGATGCTCATGGACGGGCACTCGCTGGCCTACCGCGCGTTCTTCGCGCTGCCCGCGGAGAACTTCACCACCGCGACGGGCCAGCCGACGAACGCGATCTACGGCTTCGCGTCGATGCTCGCCAACACCTTGCGTGACGAGGCGCCCACGCACTTCGCGGTGGCCTTCGACGTCTCCCGCAAGACCTGGCGCTCGGAGGAGTTCACCGAGTACAAGGCGAACCGCTCCAAGACCCCCGACGAGTTCAAGGGCCAGGTCGAGCTGATTGGCGAGCTGCTCGACGCGATGCACGTCTCGCGGTTCGCGGTCGACGGCTTCGAGGCCGACGACGTCATCGCCACGCTCGCCACCCAGGCCGAGGCCGAGGGCTTCGAGGTGCTGATCGTCACCGGCGACCGCGACTCGTTCCAGCTCGTGTCCGAGCACACCACCGTGCTCTATCCGACGAAGGGCGTCTCGGAGCTGACCCGGTTCACCCCGGAGAAGGTCTTCGAGAAGTACGGGTTGACGCCTGCCCAGTACCCCGACTTCGCGGCGCTGCGCGGCGACCCGTCCGACAACCTCCCGGGCATTCCGGGCGTCGGTGAGAAGACGGCCGCGAAGTGGATCAACCAGTTCGGTTCGTTCGCGGAGCTGGTCGAGCGCGTCGAGGAGGTCAAGGGCAAGGCCGGCCAGAATCTCCGCGACCACCTGGAGGCCGTCAAGCTCAACCGCCGCCTCACCGAGATGGTCCGCACGGTCGAGCTGCCCAAGGCCGTCCCCGACCTGGAGCGCGCCCCGTACGACCGCACGGCCGTCGCGATGGTCCTGGACACCCTGGAGATCAGGAACCCCTCGCTGCGCGAGCGGCTCCTCGCCGTCGACCCCGGCGCCGAGGAGGCCGAGGCGGCCCCGCCCGTCACCGGCGGTGTCGCGGTGGACGGCACGGTCCTGGGCACCGGCGAGCTGACCGCGTGGCTCACCGAGCACGGCACCGGCACGCTCGGCGTGACCACGGTCGACACCTGGGCGCTGGGCAGCGGCTCGGTCGCCGAGGTCGCGCTCGCCGCCGCGGACGGCGCGGCCGCCTGGTTCGACCCCGCCGAGCTGGACGAGTCCGACGAGAACACCTGGGCGGCGTGGCTGGCCGCCGAGGACCGCCCCAAGGTGCTGCACGACGCCAAGGGCGCCATGCGCGTGTTCGCCGAGCACGGCTGGTCCGTCGCCGGTGTCGCCATGGACACCGCGCTCGCGGCCTACCTGGTCAAGCCGGGCCGCCGCTCCTTCGACCTGGACGCGCTGTCCCTGGAGTATCTGCACCGTGAGCTGGCCCCCGCCGCCACGGCCGACGGCCAGCTCGCCTTCGGCGCGGACGACGGCGCCGAGGCCGACGCCCTGATGGTGCAGGCCCGCGCGATCCTCGACCTCGGCGAGGCGTTCCGGGAGCGGCTGGAGGAGGTCGGCGCCACGGACCTGCTGCGGGACGTGGAGCTGCCCACCTCCGCACTCCTGGCCCGCATGGAGCGGCACGGCATCGCGGCCGACCGCGCCCATCTGGAGGCCATGGAGCAGATGTTCGCCGGTGCGGTCCAGCAGGCCGTGAAGGAGGCGCACGCGGCGGCCGGGCACGAGTTCAACCTGGGCTCGCCCAAGCAGCTCCAGGAGGTCCTTTTCGGTGAGCTGGGGCTGCCGAAGACCAAGAAGACGAAGACCGGCTACACCACCGACGCCGACGCGCTCGCCTGGCTGGCCGGCCAGACGGACAACGAACTGCCGGTGATCATGCTCCGGCACCGGGAGCAGGCCAAGCTCCGCGTCACCGTCGAGGGCCTGATCAAGACGATCGCCGCCGACGGCCGGATCCACACCACCTTCAACCAGACGGTCGCCGCGACCGGCCGGCTGTCGTCCACGGACCCCAACCTCCAGAACATCCCGGTCCGCACCGACGAGGGCCGGGCGATCCGCCGCGGCTTCGTCGTCGGCGAGGGCTTCGAGTCCCTGCTGACCGCCGACTACAGCCAGATCGAACTGCGTGTGATGGCGCACCTCTCCGAGGACGAGGGCCTGATCCGGGCGTTCACCTCCGGCGAGGACCTGCACACCACGGCCGCCGCGCAGGTCTTCGGCGTCGAACCGGCCGCCGTGGACGCCGAGATGCGCCGCAAGATCAAGGCCATGTCCTACGGCCTGGCGTACGGTCTGTCCGCGTTCGGTCTGTCCCAGCAGCTCAACATCGACGCGGGCGAGGCGCGCGCCTTGATGGACGCCTACTTCGAGCGCTTCGGCGGCGTCCGCGACTATCTGCGGCGCGCGGTGGACGAGGCGCGGGCGACGGGCTACACGGCGACGCTCTTCGGCCGCCGCCGCTACCTCCCCGACCTCAACAGCGACAACCGCCAGCGCCGCGAGGCCGCCGAGCGCATGGCCCTCAACGCACCGATCCAGGGCACGGCGGCGGACATCGTCAAGATCGCCATGCTCAAGGTGGACAGCGCGCTGCGCGCCGCCGACCTGCGCTCCCGGATGCTGCTCCAGGTGCACGACGAAATCGTGCTGGAGATCGCCCCCGGCGAGCGCGAGACGGTGGAGGAACTCCTCCGCCGCGAAATGTCCGACGCGGTCCACCTGAGGGCCCCACTGGACGTCTCGGTGGGCGCGGGCCCGGACTGGGAATCGGCAGCGCACTAG
- a CDS encoding FdhF/YdeP family oxidoreductase codes for MATKPPKADPVQDAPQVTEPQHAAAGLTAIGHTLRIAQQQMGVKRTALTLLRVNQKDGFDCPGCAWPEPEHRHAAEFCENGAKAVAEEATLRRVTPEFFAAHPVADLAGRSGYWLGQQGRLTHPMYLPEGGTHYEPVTWERAFDIVAEETAALASPDEAVFYTSGRTSNEAAFLYQLFARELGTNNLPDCSNMCHESSGSALSETIGIGKGSVLLDDLHQADLIIVAGQNPGTNHPRMLSALERAKAGGARIISVNPLPEAGLERFKNPQTPKGLTTGAALTDLFLQIRIGGDQALFRLLNKLILQTEGAVDREFVDAHTHGYEEFAAAALAADWDETLAATGLTRAEIERALDMVLASERTIVCWAMGLTQHKHSVPTIREVVNFLLLRGNIGRPGAGVCPVRGHSNVQGDRTMGIFERPAPAFLDALEKEFGFAPPREHGFDVVRAIRALRDGEAKLFFAMGGNFVSASPDTDVTEAAMRRARLTVHVSTKLNRSHVVTGARALILPTLGRTERDVQGGGEQFVTVEDSMGMVHASRGRLAPASPHLLSEPAIVCRLARRVLGEHSRTPWEEFEKDYATIRDRIARVIPGFEDFNTRVARPSGFTLPHAPRDERRFPTATGKANFTAAPVEYPELPEGRLLLQTLRSHDQYNTTVYGLDDRYRGIRNGRRVVLVNAEDARALGFADGAYVDLVGEWRDGVERRAPGFRVVVYPTARGCAAAYYPETNVLVPLDATADTSNTPASKSVVVRLEQSATD; via the coding sequence ATGGCAACGAAGCCGCCCAAGGCCGATCCGGTCCAGGACGCTCCACAGGTCACCGAGCCGCAGCACGCGGCGGCGGGACTGACCGCCATCGGACACACCCTGCGGATCGCCCAGCAGCAGATGGGGGTGAAGCGCACCGCGCTGACCCTGCTGCGGGTGAACCAGAAGGACGGCTTCGACTGCCCCGGCTGCGCCTGGCCCGAGCCGGAGCACCGGCACGCGGCGGAGTTCTGCGAGAACGGCGCGAAGGCCGTGGCCGAGGAGGCGACCCTGCGCCGGGTCACCCCGGAGTTCTTCGCCGCCCACCCGGTCGCCGACCTCGCGGGCCGCAGCGGCTACTGGCTGGGCCAGCAGGGCCGGCTCACCCACCCCATGTACCTCCCCGAGGGCGGCACCCACTACGAGCCCGTCACCTGGGAGCGCGCCTTCGACATCGTCGCCGAGGAGACGGCCGCCCTCGCCTCGCCCGACGAGGCCGTCTTCTACACCTCGGGCCGCACCAGCAACGAGGCGGCGTTCCTGTACCAGCTCTTCGCGCGCGAGCTGGGCACGAACAACCTGCCGGACTGCTCCAACATGTGCCACGAGTCGTCGGGCTCGGCCCTGTCGGAGACCATCGGCATCGGCAAGGGCAGCGTCCTGCTGGACGACCTGCACCAGGCCGACCTGATCATCGTCGCCGGGCAGAACCCGGGCACCAACCACCCGCGCATGCTCTCCGCCCTGGAGCGCGCCAAGGCGGGCGGCGCCCGGATCATCAGCGTCAACCCGCTGCCCGAGGCGGGCCTGGAGCGGTTCAAGAACCCGCAGACCCCCAAGGGCCTCACGACGGGCGCCGCGCTCACCGATCTGTTCCTCCAGATCCGCATCGGCGGCGACCAGGCGCTCTTCCGGCTGCTGAACAAGCTGATCCTCCAGACCGAGGGCGCGGTCGACCGGGAGTTCGTCGACGCGCACACCCACGGCTACGAGGAGTTCGCCGCGGCCGCCCTGGCCGCCGACTGGGACGAGACGCTCGCCGCGACCGGCCTCACGCGCGCGGAGATCGAGCGCGCCCTGGACATGGTGCTCGCCTCCGAACGCACCATCGTGTGCTGGGCGATGGGCCTGACCCAGCACAAGCACTCCGTGCCGACCATCCGCGAGGTCGTCAACTTCCTTCTGCTGCGCGGCAACATCGGCCGCCCGGGCGCCGGCGTGTGCCCGGTGCGCGGCCACTCGAACGTGCAGGGCGACCGCACCATGGGCATCTTCGAGCGCCCCGCGCCGGCCTTCCTGGACGCCCTGGAGAAGGAGTTCGGCTTCGCGCCCCCGCGCGAGCACGGCTTCGACGTGGTCCGCGCCATCCGCGCGCTGCGCGACGGCGAGGCCAAGCTGTTCTTCGCCATGGGCGGCAACTTCGTGTCGGCCTCCCCCGACACCGACGTCACCGAGGCGGCCATGCGGCGCGCCCGGCTGACCGTGCACGTGTCGACCAAGCTCAACCGCTCGCACGTCGTCACGGGCGCGCGGGCCCTGATCCTGCCCACCCTGGGCCGCACCGAGCGTGATGTGCAGGGCGGCGGCGAGCAGTTCGTGACGGTCGAGGACTCGATGGGCATGGTGCACGCCTCGCGCGGCCGGCTGGCGCCCGCGAGCCCGCATCTGCTGTCCGAGCCCGCCATCGTCTGCCGGCTGGCCCGCCGGGTCCTGGGCGAGCACAGCAGGACGCCGTGGGAGGAGTTCGAGAAGGACTACGCGACGATCCGTGACCGCATCGCGCGCGTGATCCCGGGCTTCGAGGACTTCAACACGCGCGTGGCCCGCCCCAGCGGCTTCACGCTCCCGCACGCCCCGCGCGACGAACGCCGCTTCCCCACGGCCACCGGCAAGGCCAACTTCACCGCCGCGCCCGTCGAGTACCCGGAACTGCCCGAGGGCCGTCTGCTGCTCCAGACGCTGCGCTCGCACGACCAGTACAACACCACCGTCTACGGCCTCGACGACCGCTACCGGGGGATCAGGAACGGACGGCGGGTCGTCCTGGTGAACGCCGAGGACGCCCGCGCGCTCGGGTTCGCCGACGGCGCGTACGTCGATCTGGTCGGCGAGTGGCGGGACGGCGTGGAGCGGCGGGCGCCCGGCTTCCGCGTCGTGGTGTACCCGACCGCGCGGGGCTGCGCGGCCGCGTACTACCCGGAGACCAATGTGCTGGTGCCGCTGGACGCCACGGCGGACACCAGCAACACCCCGGCCAGCAAGTCCGTCGTGGTCCGTCTGGAACAATCGGCCACCGACTGA
- a CDS encoding PaaI family thioesterase, which produces MGEQQHVKFPQEVLDEYTALGVDLVALFSAGHLGNRMGVQIVEAAADRVVGTMPVEGNTQPYGLLHGGASAVLAETLGSVGAMLHGGTSKIAVGVDLNCTHHRGIRSGLVTGVATPVHRGRTTATYEIVISDEQDRRVCTARLTCLLRDLKADDAAPAGGTAG; this is translated from the coding sequence ATGGGCGAGCAGCAGCACGTGAAGTTCCCGCAGGAGGTCCTCGACGAGTACACCGCCCTCGGTGTCGACCTGGTGGCCCTGTTCTCCGCGGGCCACCTCGGCAACCGGATGGGCGTACAGATCGTCGAGGCCGCCGCGGACCGGGTGGTCGGCACCATGCCGGTCGAGGGCAACACCCAGCCCTACGGCCTGCTGCACGGCGGCGCGTCCGCGGTGCTCGCCGAGACCCTCGGCTCGGTCGGCGCGATGCTGCACGGCGGCACCTCCAAGATCGCCGTCGGTGTCGACCTCAACTGCACCCACCACCGGGGCATCCGCTCCGGCCTGGTCACCGGGGTCGCCACGCCCGTGCACCGGGGGCGGACCACGGCGACGTACGAGATCGTGATCAGCGACGAGCAGGACCGCCGGGTGTGCACCGCCCGGCTGACCTGTCTGCTGCGGGACCTGAAGGCGGACGACGCGGCCCCGGCGGGCGGCACGGCCGGCTGA
- a CDS encoding Tat pathway signal sequence domain protein, with protein MSGIGPVEPGEGTTRARDTHNDPAPERTSRLARFYGAHRRPLLAGAAAAVVLAGGCLYATRPHAPQQAAPVPPFPSQVVDVTYLGGHSVPPGTRPRTFAFDVLIGVESGPPVTVTRVSQPYAALSLTSAPRTPFRTESGSARTIVITLHVTECGNVPENAGLPFLDVTLRNARAIQVHSFILGRRYAQDLSQALQVACSNDSA; from the coding sequence GTGAGCGGTATCGGCCCGGTCGAGCCCGGGGAAGGCACCACCCGCGCGCGGGACACCCACAACGACCCGGCACCCGAGCGCACTTCACGTCTCGCCCGCTTCTACGGCGCCCACCGCCGTCCCCTCCTCGCCGGCGCGGCCGCGGCCGTCGTCCTCGCGGGCGGCTGTCTCTACGCGACCCGGCCGCACGCTCCCCAACAGGCGGCGCCCGTACCGCCGTTCCCCTCGCAGGTCGTGGACGTCACCTATCTCGGCGGGCATTCCGTGCCGCCCGGGACCCGGCCCCGGACGTTCGCTTTCGACGTGCTGATCGGCGTGGAATCCGGACCCCCGGTCACCGTCACCCGGGTTTCCCAGCCCTATGCCGCGCTTTCGCTCACCTCGGCGCCGCGGACGCCGTTCCGGACGGAGTCCGGTTCCGCCCGCACGATCGTGATCACACTGCACGTCACGGAATGCGGAAATGTGCCGGAGAACGCCGGACTGCCTTTCCTGGACGTAACTCTACGTAATGCGCGCGCAATACAGGTTCACAGTTTCATCCTGGGCCGACGCTATGCGCAGGACCTCTCCCAGGCCCTACAAGTCGCCTGTAGCAACGATTCCGCGTAA
- a CDS encoding branched-chain amino acid ABC transporter substrate-binding protein, with protein MRQRSLIAITAALSAGALTLTACGSRDSGGDKGSDSGGTVVTIGVDAPLTGDLSALGLGIKNSVDLAAKTANKQKYVDGVTFKIEALDDQAQPSSGQQNATKLVANKSVLGVVGPLNSSVAESMQKVFDDAKLVEVSPANTNPALTQGTDWATSKKRVYKSYFRTATTDAIQGPFAAQYLVNDAKKKKVFVIDDKKTYGAGLAGTFTEEFKKLGGTVAGTEHINPDSKDFSAIATKVKNSGADVVYYGGEYPQAGPLSKQIKAAGAKIPVVGGDGIYSADFIKLAGATAAGDLATSVGAPVEELASAKEFVANYKNGGYKEAYEAYGGYSYDSAWAIIEAVKKVVDDNGGKLPDDARAKVTEAMQNVSFDGVTGKVSFDEFGDATNKQLTVYAVENGNWKAVKSGTYSG; from the coding sequence GTGCGTCAACGTTCTCTCATCGCCATCACCGCCGCGCTGTCCGCCGGAGCTCTCACCCTCACCGCCTGCGGTTCGCGCGACAGCGGCGGCGACAAGGGCTCCGACAGCGGCGGCACCGTCGTCACCATCGGCGTGGACGCCCCGCTCACCGGCGACCTGTCCGCGCTGGGCCTCGGCATCAAGAACTCCGTCGACCTCGCCGCCAAGACGGCCAACAAGCAGAAGTACGTCGACGGCGTCACCTTCAAGATCGAGGCGCTCGACGACCAGGCCCAGCCGTCCTCGGGCCAGCAGAACGCCACCAAGCTCGTCGCCAACAAGTCCGTCCTCGGCGTGGTCGGCCCGCTGAACTCCTCCGTCGCCGAGTCGATGCAGAAGGTCTTCGACGACGCCAAGCTGGTCGAGGTCTCCCCGGCCAACACCAACCCGGCGCTCACCCAGGGCACCGACTGGGCGACCTCGAAGAAGCGCGTCTACAAGTCGTACTTCCGTACCGCGACCACGGACGCCATCCAGGGCCCGTTCGCCGCGCAGTACCTGGTCAACGACGCCAAGAAGAAGAAGGTCTTCGTCATCGACGACAAGAAGACCTACGGCGCGGGCCTCGCCGGCACCTTCACCGAGGAGTTCAAGAAGCTCGGCGGCACCGTCGCGGGCACCGAGCACATCAACCCGGACAGCAAGGACTTCTCGGCCATCGCCACGAAGGTCAAGAACTCCGGCGCCGACGTCGTCTACTACGGCGGCGAGTACCCGCAGGCCGGCCCCCTCAGCAAGCAGATCAAGGCCGCTGGCGCCAAGATCCCCGTGGTCGGCGGTGACGGCATCTACAGCGCCGACTTCATCAAGCTGGCCGGCGCCACCGCCGCCGGTGACCTGGCCACCTCGGTCGGCGCGCCGGTCGAGGAGCTCGCCTCCGCCAAGGAGTTCGTCGCCAACTACAAGAACGGCGGCTACAAGGAGGCCTACGAGGCGTACGGCGGCTACTCGTACGACTCCGCCTGGGCGATCATCGAGGCCGTCAAGAAGGTCGTCGACGACAACGGCGGCAAGCTGCCCGACGACGCCCGCGCCAAGGTCACCGAGGCCATGCAGAACGTCTCCTTCGACGGTGTGACCGGCAAGGTCTCCTTCGACGAGTTCGGTGACGCCACCAACAAGCAGCTCACCGTGTACGCCGTCGAGAACGGTAACTGGAAGGCCGTCAAGTCCGGCACGTACTCCGGCTGA
- a CDS encoding branched-chain amino acid ABC transporter permease, translating to MNELPQQLVNGLLLGSMYGLVAIGYTMVYGIVQLINFAHGEIFMTGAFGALSVYLWVVPNGTTMWIALPLMLIGAMLVAALVAIGAERFAYRPLRGAPRLAPLITAIGLSLALQQAVWAWYPEAKSARTFPQIEGGPFHIGNVTIQTGDIFLLAAAPISMAVLAYFVMKTRTGRGMQATAQDPDTAKLMGVNTDRIIVIAFALGAIFAAVGGVAYGLKYGQIDYRMGFILGLKAFTAAVLGGIGNIYGAMIGGVVLGIAETLATAYIADIPGMDKFGSQSWADVWAFVLLILVLLFRPQGLLGERVADRA from the coding sequence GTGAACGAACTGCCGCAGCAGCTGGTCAACGGCCTGCTACTGGGATCCATGTACGGGCTGGTCGCCATTGGCTACACAATGGTCTACGGCATCGTCCAGCTCATCAACTTCGCCCACGGCGAGATCTTCATGACGGGCGCATTCGGGGCTCTCTCCGTCTACCTCTGGGTAGTGCCCAACGGCACGACCATGTGGATAGCCCTTCCGCTCATGCTCATCGGCGCCATGCTGGTCGCCGCCCTCGTCGCCATCGGAGCGGAACGGTTCGCTTACCGCCCCCTGCGCGGCGCACCCCGCCTGGCCCCCCTCATCACCGCCATCGGCCTCTCCCTGGCCCTCCAGCAGGCGGTCTGGGCCTGGTACCCCGAGGCGAAGTCCGCCCGCACCTTCCCCCAGATCGAGGGCGGCCCCTTCCACATCGGGAACGTCACCATCCAGACCGGTGACATCTTCCTCCTCGCCGCCGCCCCCATCAGCATGGCCGTCCTCGCCTACTTCGTCATGAAGACCCGCACCGGCCGCGGCATGCAGGCCACCGCGCAGGACCCCGACACCGCCAAGCTCATGGGCGTCAACACCGACCGCATCATCGTGATCGCCTTCGCCCTCGGCGCGATCTTCGCCGCCGTCGGCGGTGTCGCCTACGGCCTCAAGTACGGCCAGATCGACTACCGCATGGGCTTCATCCTCGGCCTCAAGGCGTTCACCGCGGCCGTCCTCGGCGGCATCGGCAACATCTACGGCGCCATGATCGGCGGCGTCGTCCTCGGCATCGCCGAAACCCTGGCCACCGCCTACATCGCCGACATCCCCGGCATGGACAAGTTCGGCAGCCAGTCCTGGGCCGACGTCTGGGCCTTCGTACTTCTCATCCTCGTACTGCTGTTCAGGCCCCAGGGTCTGCTCGGCGAGCGCGTCGCGGACAGGGCGTGA
- a CDS encoding branched-chain amino acid ABC transporter permease has protein sequence MTTQTTAPETPSTPASGSATGLVAIPPHIGRALATGGGALTVVSTFLAWTWTSAFPGDLTVYGYPGGLQVLALIGGALTTLFGLSSYGVKGLRWLTPAGGDGAIKFAALAAFATVWYTVIAITVDLGGVVNLEPGGYIAALATLVTLLGALALPFERPEPDPHDPDDTGWDLVRHRLRAGFETTKAAFAGGTPRPVGKLPSYAEILIIVAILGIGLTVFTYGIGTEYDELFIGFLITAGFGFAALNKSGLVKQASQITARHQNITICGAFVAAAMFPFTQTDDQYATVGVYILIFGTVALGLNIVVGLAGLLDLGYVAFLGVGAYAAAMVSGSPSSPFDVHFPFWAAVLVGAAASLVFGVLIGAPTLRLRGDYLAIVTLGFGEIFRITANNLDGISGPDVTNGSNGISSIPNLNILGFDFGAEHVIAGFTIGRFANYFFLMLLITAVVVLVFRRSGDSRIGRAWVAIREDETAALAMGINGFRVKLIAFAVGASLAGLAGTVQAHVTYTVTPEQYLFAGPIPPNSAFLLAAVVLGGMGTISGPLIGAALLFLIPNKLQFLGDYQLLAFGLALILLMRFRPEGLIPNRRRQLEFHEDAEAPTVLTKAGA, from the coding sequence ATGACCACACAGACCACCGCACCCGAGACCCCGAGCACCCCCGCCTCCGGGTCGGCCACCGGCCTCGTCGCCATCCCGCCGCACATCGGCCGCGCACTCGCCACCGGCGGCGGCGCCCTCACCGTCGTCTCCACCTTCCTCGCCTGGACCTGGACGTCCGCCTTCCCCGGCGACCTCACCGTCTACGGCTACCCCGGCGGCCTCCAGGTCCTCGCCCTCATCGGCGGCGCCCTCACCACCCTCTTCGGCCTCTCCTCCTACGGCGTCAAGGGCCTGCGCTGGCTCACCCCCGCCGGCGGCGACGGAGCCATCAAGTTCGCGGCGCTCGCGGCCTTCGCCACCGTCTGGTACACGGTCATCGCCATCACCGTCGACCTCGGCGGCGTCGTCAACCTCGAGCCCGGCGGCTACATCGCCGCCCTCGCCACCCTGGTCACCCTCCTCGGCGCCCTCGCCCTCCCCTTCGAGCGGCCCGAACCCGACCCGCACGACCCCGACGACACCGGCTGGGACCTCGTCCGCCACCGCCTCCGCGCCGGCTTCGAGACCACCAAGGCCGCCTTCGCCGGCGGCACCCCCCGCCCCGTCGGCAAGCTCCCCTCGTACGCCGAGATCCTGATCATCGTCGCCATCCTCGGCATCGGCCTCACCGTCTTCACCTACGGCATCGGCACCGAGTACGACGAACTCTTCATCGGCTTCCTGATCACCGCCGGCTTCGGCTTCGCCGCACTCAACAAGTCCGGCCTCGTCAAGCAGGCCAGCCAGATCACCGCACGCCACCAGAACATCACCATCTGCGGCGCCTTCGTCGCCGCCGCGATGTTCCCCTTCACCCAGACCGACGACCAGTACGCCACCGTCGGCGTCTACATCCTGATCTTCGGCACCGTCGCCCTCGGCCTCAACATCGTCGTCGGCCTCGCCGGACTCCTCGACCTCGGCTACGTCGCCTTCCTCGGCGTCGGCGCCTACGCCGCCGCCATGGTCTCCGGCTCCCCCAGCTCCCCCTTCGACGTGCACTTCCCCTTCTGGGCCGCCGTCCTCGTCGGAGCCGCCGCGTCCCTCGTCTTCGGCGTCCTCATCGGCGCCCCGACCCTGCGACTGCGCGGCGACTACCTCGCCATCGTCACCCTCGGCTTCGGCGAGATCTTCCGCATCACCGCCAACAACCTCGACGGCATCTCAGGACCCGACGTCACCAACGGCTCCAACGGCATCTCCTCCATCCCGAACCTCAACATCCTCGGGTTCGACTTCGGAGCCGAACACGTCATCGCCGGCTTCACCATCGGCCGGTTCGCCAACTACTTCTTCCTGATGCTCCTCATCACCGCCGTCGTCGTCCTGGTCTTCCGACGCAGCGGTGACTCCCGCATCGGCCGCGCCTGGGTCGCCATCCGCGAGGACGAGACCGCCGCCCTCGCCATGGGCATCAACGGCTTCCGCGTCAAGCTCATCGCCTTCGCCGTCGGCGCCTCCCTCGCCGGCCTCGCCGGCACCGTCCAGGCCCACGTCACCTACACCGTGACCCCCGAGCAGTACCTCTTCGCCGGACCCATCCCCCCCAACTCGGCCTTCCTCCTCGCGGCGGTCGTCCTCGGCGGCATGGGCACCATCAGCGGACCCCTCATCGGCGCCGCACTGCTCTTCCTCATCCCCAACAAGCTCCAGTTCCTCGGCGACTACCAGCTCCTCGCCTTCGGCCTCGCCCTCATCCTGCTGATGCGCTTCCGCCCCGAGGGCCTCATCCCCAACCGACGCCGCCAGCTCGAGTTCCACGAGGACGCGGAAGCTCCCACCGTCCTGACCAAGGCAGGGGCCTGA